From the Streptomyces sp. NBC_00654 genome, the window GGTGAAGCCCGCGGCGGCGGGCACCCCGGTCCCGGTCCACTCAGCGAGCGCGGCGCGCACGAACCTGCGCGCCGCGGACGGGGCGAGAGGTATTCCGGGCAGGCTCGTGCAACTGACCAGGCGCGGGTCGTCGAAATGGCCGGCACCGGCGGTGCCGGGACGGTGAACGATGTCCCGCTGCAAGGGAATGGGCCCCACGGTGCGGCTCCTACCGGTCTGACGAAACGCCGCCGACAACAACGACAGCGTGACAGACCGAGCGCGTACATAAGCACCGAGTTACCGAAGTGGGCAGAAAATCGAGCACGTGCGAACGTAATGCGACACAAAGAGGAACGCGGCGGACCGGACGGGCGGCAGACCCGTACACACTCTGCCGTTCCCGCCCGCACCGTCGCCATCCCCCGCCACACGCGTACCGCCGCACGGCCACCCGGCGCCGTGCGGCGCGGGCGTCACGCTTCGCGCGAGCCCGCGTACATCTCCTCGATGAGCGGCTTGTACTCGCGCTCGACGACCGGCCGCTTCAGCTTGAGGCTGGGGGTCAGTTCGCCGTGCTCGACATCGAGGTCGCGCGGCAGCAGTCGGAACTTCTTGATGGTCTGCCAGCGCTGGAGGCCCTCGTTGAGGCGCTTCACATAGCCCTCGATGAGCTCGACCGTCGCGGGTGCCGCCACCACGTCGGCGTACGACTTGCCCTCCATGCCGTTCTCGGCGGCCCAGCCGAGGATGGTGGGCCCGTCGAGGGCGATGAGCGCGGAACAGAAGTTACGGTCCGCGCCGTGCACCAGGATGTTGGAGACGAACGGGCACACCGCCTTGAACTGGCCCTCGACCTCCGCCGGGGCGACGTACTTGCCGCCGGACGTCTTGATGAGGTCCTTCTTGCGGTCGGTGATCCGGAGATAGCCGTCCACGGACAGCTCACCGATGTCGCCGGTGTGCAGCCAGCCGTCCGATTCCAGGACCTCGGCGGTCTTCTCGGGCTGCTGGTGGTAGCCCTGCATGACGCCGGGACCGCGCAGCAGGACCTCGCCGTCGTCCGCGATCCGTACCTCGGTGCCGGGAAGCGGCTTGCCGACGGTGCCGGTGCGGTAGGCCTCGCCCGGGTTGCAGAAGGAGGCTGCGCTGGTCTCGGTCAGACCGTAGCCCTCCAGGATGTGAACCCCCGCCCCGGCGAAGAAGTAGCCGATGTCGGGGGCGAGCGCCGCGGAACCGGAGATACAGGCGCGCAGCCTGCCGCCGAAGGCATCACGGATCTTGGCGAAGACAAGCGCGTCGGCGACCTTGTGCTTGGCGCCGAGCGCGAAGGGGACGGACGCCTTGCCGGTGCGCCGGAAGTTGTCCTGGGAGACCTTCGCGTACTCCCGGGCGACGCCTGCCGCCCACAGGAAGATCTTGTACTTGGCTCCGCCACCGGCCCGCGCCTTGGAGGCGACCCCGTTGTAGACCTTCTCGAAGATCCGGGGGACGGCGGCCATGTAGGTCGGCTGGACGACCGGCAGATTCTCGATGATCTTGTCGATCCGGCCGTCGATCGCGGTCACATGACCGACCTCGATCTGGCCGGAGGTGAGCACCTTGCCGAAGACGTGCGCGAGGGGCAGCCAGAGGTACTGCACGTCGTCCGCGGTGATGAGACCGGTCGCCACGGTGGCCTTGGCCATGTACGACCAGTTGTCGTGCGGGAGCCGTACGCCCTTGGGACGGCCCGTGGTGCCCGAGGTGTAGATCAGGGTGGCCAGCTGGTCGGCCGTGATGGCGGAGACCCGCTCGGTGATCGCGTCCGGGTGCTTCGCCAGGTGCTCGGCACCCCGGGCCTCCAGCTCGGCGAGGGTGAGGATCCAGCCCTCCGGGTCGTCCTCGGCGGGCTCGACGCCCGCCGGGTCGATGACCACGACGTGGCCGAGGCCGGGCAGATCGGCGCGGGCCTCACGGGCCTTCGCCAGCTGCGCGGCGTCCTCCGCGATCAGGACCCGGCTCTCGGAGTCCGCCAGGATGAAGGCGGACTCCTCGGTGTTGGTGGAGGGGTAGACCGTGGTGGTCGCGCCGCCCGCGCACATCACGCCGAGGTCGATGAGGATCCACTCCACCCGGGTGGAGGAGGCGAGCGCGATGCGCTGCTCCGGCTGCACCCCGAGCGCGATCAGCCCGGCGGCGATCGCGTAGACCCGCTCGGCGGCCTGCTTCCAGCTCAGCGACTTCCACTCGTCGCGCCCCCCGCCCGAGGCCGCGGGCACCGGGTAGCGGTACGCCTCCCCGTCCGGGGTGGCCGCCACGCGGTCGATGAAGAGAGTCGCCACCGAGGGCGGTCGGTTATCGATCAAGGTCTGTGTGTCGCTCACGACGCGTCCTCCGGGCCTGCGGCATTGCTTCGACCGGCTTCTTGGTATGCGGCTGCTTCTGCTGATTCTTCTTCTGGCTGCGGTTCCTGCTTCTCGTCCTGCGCGTGCTGCTGGTTCTGCCGTGCGCCGTCCGCACCGGCGTACCGGCTGGGGGTCCCGTCCGGCTCAGGGGTCCCGTCCGGACACGCTTGCTTAACTGGCGAGTAACCAACGAGTCGTGATCAGGGTAAGGCGCACGGGACCGCCGCGTAAGAGGCAATGGGCCGCCGCTTCATAACGAACGGGCCCCTGTGCCGCAGGGTTCTGCGGCACAGGGGCCCGTTGGGCTACTCATCGGTACGAACGAGCGGGCTACTTCTTGCCCTTGGCCTCGCCGGCCGACTCGTCCGTCGAGAGCACGGAGATGAAGGCGTCCTGCGGGACCTCCACATTGCCGACCATCTTCATCCGCTTCTTGCCCTCCTTCTGCTTCTCCAGCAGCTTCCGCTTACGGGAGATGTCACCGCCGTAACACTTGGCGAGGACGTCCTTGCGGATGGCGCGGACGGTCTCACGGGCGATGACCCGGGAGCCGATGGCCGCCTGGATCGGCACCTCGAAGTTCTGCCGCGGGATGAGCTTCTGCAGCTTGGCGACGAGCCGCACGCCGTACGCGTACGCCTTGTCCTTGTGCGTGACCGCGGAGAACGCGTCGACCTTGTCGCCGTGCAGCAGGATGTCGACCTTGACGAGCTGGGCCGACTGCTCGCCGGTGGGCTCGTAGTCGAGCGAGGCGTAACCGCGGGTCTTGGACTTCAGCTGGTCGAAGAAGTCGAAGACGATCTCGGCGAGCGGCAGGGTGTAGCGGATCTCGACCCGGTCCTCGGACAGGTAGTCCATGCCGAGCAGGGTGCCGCGCCGGTTCTGGCAGAGCTCCATGATCGCGCCGATGAACTCGCTGGGGGCCAGGACCGTGGCGCGCACGACGGGCTCGTGCACCTTGTCGATCTTGCCCTCGGGGAACTCGCTCGGGTTGGTGACGATGTGCTCGGTGCCGTCCTCCATCTCGACGCGGTAGACCACGTTCGGGGCGGTGGCGATGAGGTCGAGACCGAACTCGCGCTCCAGCCGCTCACGGACCACGTCGAGGTGGAGCAGGCCGAGGAAGCCGACGCGGAAGCCGAAGCCGAGCGCCGCGGAGGTCTCCGGCTCGTACACCAGGGCGGCGTCGTTGAGCTGGAGCTTGTCCAGCGCCTCGCGCAGGTCCGGGTAGTCCGAGCCGTCCAGCGGGTACAGCCCCGAGAACACCATCGGCTTGGGGTCCTTGTAGCCGCCGAGCGCCTCGGTCGCACCGTTGCTGAGGGAGGTGATCGTGTCACCGACCTTGGACTGCCGGACGTCCTTCACACCGGTGATGATGTAGCCCACCTCACCCACGCCGATGCCGTCGGCCGGGGTCATCTCCGGGGAGGAGACACCGATCTCCAGCAGCTCGTGGGTGGCGCCCGTGGACATCATCCGGATGCGCTCGCGCTTGTTGAGCTGGCCGTCGACGACACGGACGTAGGTCACGACACCGCGGTACGAGTCGTAGACCGAGTCGAAGATCATCGCGCGGGCGGGGGCGTCGGCCTTGCCGACCGGGGCGGGGACGTCCCGGACCACGCGGTCGAGCAGGGCGTCCACGCCGACGCCGGTCTTCGCCGAGACCTTGAGGACGTCCTCCGGCTGGCAGCCGATGAGGTTCGCCAGCTCCTCGGAGAACTTCTCGGGCTGCGCGGCGGGCAGGTCGATCTTGTTGAGCACCGGAACGATGGTGAGGTCGTTCTCCATCGCCAGATAGAGGTTGGCGAGCGTCTGGGCCTCGATGCCCTGCGCCGCGTCGACCAGCAGGACGGTGCCCTCGCAGGCGGCGAGCGAACGGGAGACCTCGTAGGTGAAGTCCACGTGGCCCGGGGTGTCGATCATGTTGAGGACATGGGTGCTGCCCTTGCCCTCCGCGGTGGTCGGCGCCCAGGGCAGACGGACCGCCTGGGACTTGATGGTGATTCCGCGCTCGCGCTCGATGTCCATCCGGTCGAGGTACTGAGCGCGCATCTGCCGCTGGTCGACCACGCCCGTCAGCTGAAGCATCCGGTCGGCAAGGGTCGACTTGCCGTGGTCGATGTGCGCGATGATGCAGAAGTTGCGGATCAGCGCCGGGTCGGTACGGCTCGGCTCGGGCACGTGGATAGGAGTCGCGGGCACGCAGGGTCCTGATTCTTGAGACGCCGAACGCCGTGTCTCGGGTCGATGTCGGGTCGGTCGGATCAATACGTAGCTTCCATCGTCCCATGGTTGCGGGGCAGGGACCGGTTTGGGCCGGTCGGAGGGTGACTGGTACCGTTGACAGCTGTGCCTCGTGGCTCTCGCGAGCGGCGTGGCGCACATCGAAGATCCAACGAACCTGAAAAGGCTCTTTCGTGGCGAACATCAAGTCCCAGATCAAGCGGAACAAGACCAACGAGAAGGCGCGCCTGCGCAACAAGGCCGTCAAGTCGTCGCTCAAGACCGCGATCCGCAAGGCCCGTGAGGCCGCCGCTGCCGGTGACGTCGAGAAGGCCACCACGGCCGTCCGCGACGCCTCCCGTCAGCTCGACAAGGCTGTCTCGAAGGGTGTCATCCACAAGAACGCCGCCGCCAACAAGAAGTCGGCGCTGGCCTCCAAGGTTGCCGCTCTCCAGGCCTGAGCTTTCTGATGTGAACGCCGGTACGGATCCAGCGGGCCCTCTCTCCCGCTCCTGACCGGCACCCCGCGCCGCACACCGAACCTGCGTTCGCCACGCGGGTGCGGCGCACCACAGCGTGAACCGGAAGCCCCGGTCGCCCGTCCTCCCCAGGACGGCGACCGGGGCTTTCGCGTGGTCGCGCTGCCTTCCTCGTGGTCGCGCCACCTTTCGCGTGGTCGCGCCACCTTTCGCGTGGTCGCGCCGCCTTTCGCGTGGTCGCTGCTGTGGCTGCCGCTCCGGCTCCTGCTCCTGGTGCTGCTGCCGACGGACGGCCGGGAGGGGCGGCTAACGCCCTGAGCGCGCCGCCCGTGCGATCGCTACGACGGCCTTCTCCAGGGCGTACTCCGGATCGTCCCCGCCGCCCTTGACCCCCGCGTCGGCCGCCGCGACGGCCCGCAGGGCCACGGCGACCCCGTCCGGCGTCCAGCCACGCATCTGCTGACGCACCCGGTCGATCTTCCACGGCGGCATGCCCAGCTCACGGGCGAGGTCGGCGGGCCGGCCGCCCCTGGCCGAGGACAGCTTGCCGATCGCCCGCACTCCCTGGGCCAGCGCACTGGTGATCAGGACCGGCGCGACCCCGGTCGACAGCGA encodes:
- a CDS encoding long-chain fatty acid--CoA ligase translates to MSDTQTLIDNRPPSVATLFIDRVAATPDGEAYRYPVPAASGGGRDEWKSLSWKQAAERVYAIAAGLIALGVQPEQRIALASSTRVEWILIDLGVMCAGGATTTVYPSTNTEESAFILADSESRVLIAEDAAQLAKAREARADLPGLGHVVVIDPAGVEPAEDDPEGWILTLAELEARGAEHLAKHPDAITERVSAITADQLATLIYTSGTTGRPKGVRLPHDNWSYMAKATVATGLITADDVQYLWLPLAHVFGKVLTSGQIEVGHVTAIDGRIDKIIENLPVVQPTYMAAVPRIFEKVYNGVASKARAGGGAKYKIFLWAAGVAREYAKVSQDNFRRTGKASVPFALGAKHKVADALVFAKIRDAFGGRLRACISGSAALAPDIGYFFAGAGVHILEGYGLTETSAASFCNPGEAYRTGTVGKPLPGTEVRIADDGEVLLRGPGVMQGYHQQPEKTAEVLESDGWLHTGDIGELSVDGYLRITDRKKDLIKTSGGKYVAPAEVEGQFKAVCPFVSNILVHGADRNFCSALIALDGPTILGWAAENGMEGKSYADVVAAPATVELIEGYVKRLNEGLQRWQTIKKFRLLPRDLDVEHGELTPSLKLKRPVVEREYKPLIEEMYAGSREA
- the lepA gene encoding translation elongation factor 4, coding for MPATPIHVPEPSRTDPALIRNFCIIAHIDHGKSTLADRMLQLTGVVDQRQMRAQYLDRMDIERERGITIKSQAVRLPWAPTTAEGKGSTHVLNMIDTPGHVDFTYEVSRSLAACEGTVLLVDAAQGIEAQTLANLYLAMENDLTIVPVLNKIDLPAAQPEKFSEELANLIGCQPEDVLKVSAKTGVGVDALLDRVVRDVPAPVGKADAPARAMIFDSVYDSYRGVVTYVRVVDGQLNKRERIRMMSTGATHELLEIGVSSPEMTPADGIGVGEVGYIITGVKDVRQSKVGDTITSLSNGATEALGGYKDPKPMVFSGLYPLDGSDYPDLREALDKLQLNDAALVYEPETSAALGFGFRVGFLGLLHLDVVRERLEREFGLDLIATAPNVVYRVEMEDGTEHIVTNPSEFPEGKIDKVHEPVVRATVLAPSEFIGAIMELCQNRRGTLLGMDYLSEDRVEIRYTLPLAEIVFDFFDQLKSKTRGYASLDYEPTGEQSAQLVKVDILLHGDKVDAFSAVTHKDKAYAYGVRLVAKLQKLIPRQNFEVPIQAAIGSRVIARETVRAIRKDVLAKCYGGDISRKRKLLEKQKEGKKRMKMVGNVEVPQDAFISVLSTDESAGEAKGKK
- the rpsT gene encoding 30S ribosomal protein S20 — its product is MANIKSQIKRNKTNEKARLRNKAVKSSLKTAIRKAREAAAAGDVEKATTAVRDASRQLDKAVSKGVIHKNAAANKKSALASKVAALQA